DNA sequence from the bacterium genome:
TTGTGCACCAGCTCGGCGTCCAGATGACACGACGATCCGGTCGTGATCGAGAGGGACGGAATGCCCGCGGCCTTTAGGCGATCGGCGTCACGGCTCGTGGCGAGGTCGCCGCTGATCGCTCCCAGGCGGACCTTTCCAGACCATGCCGCGGCCGTTGCCTCGAGCAGTGCCGTCTTGCCCGATCCGGGCGAGCCCATGAGGTTGATCGCCAGAACGCCGGCGCCGGCGAAATGCTCCCTGTTGTGTGCGGCAACGCGATCGTTGCCCGCCAGAATGCTCTCTTGGATCTCGATGGGTACCAGCTCGGGATCACCGCAGCCGCAGGTCTCGCACATTACGCAGCCTCCATTTCGATTCTCTGGAGAACGATCTCGTCGCCGCTCAGAAGTCGAGCGGGTTGCTTGCAGTCGGGGCACTGCAATCGGGCGCCCGCCTCGAGTAACTCGCGACAGGTAGGGCAGCTCCATTCCGCGGGCACGACTTCGATCTCGAGCTCGGCGCGAGCACAGATCGACCGATCGCGGAAAACCTCGAAAGCCGTCCGCAGAAGATCCACTTCAATACCCGAAAGCTCGCCGATCTTGAGCTCGATCCTGTCGACCGAGACCGCGCCGTGCTTGCGGGCTTCAGTCTCGACCTGGGACATGAGCGCCTGGACGATGGAGTACTCGTGCATGGAAACCACCAATTGGCTCAGTCCGATTAGATCAGAACCCAGCCGATTCTGTTGCGCGCCCACAGGCTTCGGCCAGCACTCTTGAGGTGGCGAAGCGTGCACGTGCAGGTGGGACGCTGGGCTACCTGCAGGGACGGGCACCGTGGGGACTCTCGGTTGTCCGGGGCCGATTCGAGAGCGATCGGCTATTCTCGGGAAAGTGAGAGATTGGCT
Encoded proteins:
- the hypA gene encoding hydrogenase maturation nickel metallochaperone HypA yields the protein MHEYSIVQALMSQVETEARKHGAVSVDRIELKIGELSGIEVDLLRTAFEVFRDRSICARAELEIEVVPAEWSCPTCRELLEAGARLQCPDCKQPARLLSGDEIVLQRIEMEAA